A DNA window from Arachis hypogaea cultivar Tifrunner chromosome 18, arahy.Tifrunner.gnm2.J5K5, whole genome shotgun sequence contains the following coding sequences:
- the LOC112769903 gene encoding uncharacterized mitochondrial protein AtMg00810-like — protein MGSLNYFLGIQVTRTDGGGLLLSQERYVNDLLKKAEMQDGRPCVTPLPSTVKFFAFGGSTFNNPKLYRSVVGSLQYLTVTRPELAYCILVKCILHYIRGTSNFGLLLQPADITIVAAYSDSDWGGDPDDKRSTGDFCVLLGKNLVSWCSKKQGLWLGQALRLSIEL, from the exons ATGGGTAGCCTAAACTactttcttggtattcaagtgaCCAGGACAGACGGTGGTGGTCTTCTCTTGTCTCAAGAGAGATATGTTAATGACTTGTTAAAGAAGGCTGAGATGCAAGATGGTAGGCCGTGCGTCACTCCCCTGCCATCAACGGTTAAGTTCTTTGCCTTTGGGGGATCTACCTTCAATAACCCGAAGCTCTATCGGTCTGTTGTGGGTAGTTTGCAATACCTTACCGTGACCAGGCCTGAGTTGGCTTATTGT ATACTTGTGAAATGTATTCTGCATTACATTCGTGGTACCTCCAACTTTGGTTTGCTACTGCAACCAGCAGATATCACCATTGTGGCAGCATATAGTGATTCTGACTGGGGAGGCGATCCAGATGATAAAAGATCCACTGGGGATTTTTGTGTGCTACTTGGGAAGAATCTGGTGTCATGGTGCTCTAAGAAGCAAGGGCTGTGGCTCGGTCAAGCACTGAGGCTGAGTATCGAGCTATAG